One Armatimonadota bacterium genomic window carries:
- a CDS encoding cysteine methyltransferase, whose translation MKFETHQEVYEFVKTIPKGKVMSYGAVGRCIGLTGRQVGRIMSMMDAQDIPWWRVLAHDGTFSIAKRNPLLEKEQRDRLESEGVPIKENGKADMRVALWVGDADALEEGI comes from the coding sequence ATGAAATTCGAAACCCACCAGGAAGTCTATGAGTTCGTCAAGACCATTCCGAAAGGCAAAGTGATGAGCTATGGCGCGGTCGGTCGGTGTATCGGTCTCACCGGCCGCCAAGTGGGACGAATCATGTCGATGATGGACGCCCAAGACATTCCCTGGTGGCGCGTGCTCGCCCACGACGGCACCTTTTCCATCGCCAAACGCAATCCGCTATTGGAAAAAGAACAGCGGGACCGCCTCGAAAGCGAGGGGGTCCCGATTAAGGAGAACGGCAAGGCCGATATGCGGGTCGCCCTATGGGTTGGCGATGCCGATGCTCTTGAGGAAGGGATCTAG
- a CDS encoding amidohydrolase family protein — protein sequence MSSSGFSRREILVAGGSALAASSLGFSPILHADYDLVIANGRLIDPDSKTDGIRYVGIRGGTVAAISKTPIKGRKTIDATGLVVAPGFIDPISHGQDLENDQVQVFDGLTTKLQLEAGVRDQDQWHKAMKGNRICNYGAGVGHPTIRGEVMGNEHDAELSPSTPAQVDKMANIIDEQLRKGAIAVGYGFEYVPGSTRMEAFRMFEVAGKHEASCHVHMRYGTYLEEQSVFTAIEEVVALSLMTDAPLHIVHVPSMALGQTKDALMMINRAQKAMAERGYRFLTCDFYPYTAFGTGISSEVFAEGWQQRFGIDYPDLEYAKTHERLTKETFEKYRAAGGMVIAHAIPEAAVQAAIQNHGAMVGSDGGLTKGVGHPRSAGTFCRVLGRYSRELKLIDLSEAIRKMTIMAAKRMEHRCPDFKRKGRVQRGSDADIIVFDPKTVSDRATFDEPALTSIGMHHVLINGVQVIENGKLRDVRPGTGLRTKEKH from the coding sequence ATGAGTTCTTCGGGTTTCTCCCGCCGAGAGATATTGGTCGCTGGAGGTTCCGCGCTGGCCGCATCCTCCCTCGGTTTCTCACCCATCCTCCACGCCGACTACGATCTCGTAATCGCCAACGGACGCCTGATCGACCCCGATTCGAAGACCGACGGAATCCGATATGTCGGAATTCGGGGCGGAACCGTCGCCGCCATCTCAAAGACACCGATTAAGGGACGCAAAACGATCGATGCGACCGGCCTCGTCGTCGCTCCCGGCTTCATCGATCCCATCTCTCACGGCCAAGACCTCGAAAACGATCAGGTCCAAGTATTCGACGGTCTCACCACCAAGCTCCAGCTCGAAGCCGGCGTCCGTGACCAGGACCAGTGGCACAAAGCGATGAAGGGCAACCGAATTTGCAACTACGGCGCCGGGGTCGGCCACCCTACCATTCGCGGCGAGGTCATGGGCAACGAGCACGATGCGGAACTCTCCCCTTCGACCCCAGCTCAAGTCGACAAGATGGCCAACATCATCGATGAACAATTGCGCAAGGGTGCGATCGCCGTCGGATACGGATTCGAATACGTCCCGGGCTCGACCCGAATGGAGGCCTTCCGCATGTTCGAAGTCGCCGGAAAGCATGAAGCCTCGTGTCACGTCCACATGCGCTACGGCACCTACCTGGAAGAGCAAAGCGTCTTCACCGCCATCGAAGAGGTCGTTGCCCTCTCGCTTATGACCGACGCCCCCCTTCACATCGTCCACGTCCCCAGCATGGCCCTCGGTCAGACCAAGGACGCATTGATGATGATCAACCGGGCTCAAAAGGCGATGGCCGAGCGCGGGTACCGCTTCCTCACCTGCGACTTCTACCCCTACACCGCCTTCGGAACCGGCATCAGTTCCGAGGTTTTCGCCGAGGGTTGGCAACAGCGATTCGGCATCGACTATCCCGATCTAGAGTATGCTAAAACCCACGAGCGCCTCACCAAAGAAACCTTCGAGAAGTATCGGGCCGCAGGCGGTATGGTCATTGCCCACGCCATCCCCGAAGCCGCCGTTCAAGCCGCCATTCAGAACCACGGCGCTATGGTCGGTAGCGACGGCGGACTCACCAAAGGCGTCGGCCACCCTCGTTCGGCGGGAACGTTCTGCCGTGTCCTCGGTCGCTATAGCCGCGAACTCAAGCTCATCGATCTGTCCGAAGCCATCCGCAAAATGACGATCATGGCCGCCAAGCGAATGGAGCACCGATGCCCCGACTTCAAGCGCAAGGGCCGAGTCCAGCGAGGAAGCGACGCCGACATCATCGTCTTCGATCCCAAGACCGTCTCGGACCGAGCAACCTTCGATGAGCCCGCCCTCACCTCGATCGGTATGCACCACGTCCTCATCAACGGAGTTCAAGTCATCGAAAACGGCAAACTTCGAGACGTAAGGCCCGGAACCGGACTCCGCACCAAAGAAAAGCATTGA